The following coding sequences lie in one Panicum virgatum strain AP13 chromosome 6N, P.virgatum_v5, whole genome shotgun sequence genomic window:
- the LOC120677943 gene encoding clumping factor B-like, giving the protein MSDPNKSSVLSSQVLDKETVPCNKVKEIRHRVLLSTAMKLIKPAIASEHTCERAMEALKSTNGNPEKYIQDREDSHSDGSDSEAELDEDSEPESDDDEDLDDSEPESDDDEDTDDSDSDDEQDDDDSPCQGQNFPEQPNDTGKFWPWHGESSSSCSSSESESSVSSSSSDSGSESLGSSSSSDSGSESSSNSASESEPSEWESSRPCMYLILLSHM; this is encoded by the exons ATGAGTGATCCCAACAAATCATCGGTCCTGAGTTCGCAAGTTCTTGACAAGGAGACGGTTCCTTGCAACAAGGTGAAAGAGATTCGGCATCGGGTCCTACTTTCAACGGCCATGAAGCTCATAAAGCCGGCGATCGCTTCTGAACACACCTGCGAGAGAGCAATGGAGGCCCTGAAGAGTACCAACGGGAACCCTGAAAA GTACATACAAGACCGCGAAGACTCCCATTCCGATGGCTCAGATTCTGAAGCTGAATTAGATGAAGATTCTGAGCCTGAAtcagatgatgatgaggatcTCGATGATTCTGAGCCTGAAtcagatgatgatgaggatACCGATGATTCTGACTCAGATGACGAACAGGATGATGATGATTCCCCGTGCCAAGGCCAGAACTTCCCTGAGCAACCTAATGACACGGGGAAGTTCTGGCCTTGGCACGGGGAATCATCATCATCCTGTTCGTCATCTGAGTCAGAATCATCGGTatcctcatcatcatctgaTTCAGGCTCAGAATCATTGGgatcctcatcatcatctgaTTCAGGCTCAGAATCTTCATCTAATTCAGCTTCAGAATCTGAGCCATCGGAATGGGAGTCTTCGCGGCCTTGTATGTACCTGATATTGCTATCGCATATGTAA